A region of Ignavibacteriota bacterium DNA encodes the following proteins:
- a CDS encoding N-acetylneuraminate synthase family protein: MSRSVKVGDRIIGDGQPTFIIAEIGINHNGSVEIAKKIISGAVAAGADCVKFQKRTPELCVPKDQWNLERDTPWGRMTYIDYRYKVEFGINEYAEIDEFCAKSKIQWTVSCWDEPSVDFMEEFNLPFYKAPSASLTDHELLKKFRSTGRPLMISTGMSSIDEINNALEVIGKYNLMMAHSTSTYPCKIEELNLKCIQTYKDSFNEIPIGYSGHEVGLAPTFAAVTLGANFVERHITLDRAMWGTDQAASVEIGGFIRLVSNIRDIESSIGDGVKRVYDSELPVRAKLRRVL; the protein is encoded by the coding sequence ATGTCAAGAAGTGTAAAAGTAGGCGATAGAATAATTGGTGACGGACAACCTACATTCATAATAGCAGAAATTGGTATTAATCATAACGGCTCTGTTGAAATTGCCAAAAAAATTATTTCCGGTGCAGTTGCAGCCGGAGCTGACTGTGTTAAATTTCAAAAAAGAACACCTGAATTATGTGTTCCAAAAGATCAGTGGAATTTAGAGCGTGATACACCTTGGGGAAGAATGACATATATTGATTATCGGTATAAGGTGGAATTCGGAATAAATGAATATGCTGAAATTGATGAATTTTGTGCTAAAAGTAAAATTCAATGGACTGTTTCCTGCTGGGATGAGCCTTCAGTTGATTTTATGGAAGAATTCAACTTGCCATTTTATAAAGCACCATCAGCATCTTTGACTGACCATGAACTTCTTAAGAAATTCCGCTCAACCGGAAGACCACTTATGATTTCTACAGGTATGTCATCAATTGATGAAATCAATAATGCATTGGAAGTTATTGGAAAGTACAATCTGATGATGGCTCATTCAACATCCACATATCCATGCAAAATTGAGGAGTTGAATTTAAAATGCATCCAAACTTACAAAGATTCATTTAATGAAATTCCGATTGGTTATTCCGGGCATGAAGTAGGCTTAGCACCAACTTTTGCAGCTGTAACACTGGGAGCTAACTTTGTGGAGCGTCATATTACACTCGATAGAGCTATGTGGGGTACAGATCAGGCTGCTTCAGTTGAGATTGGTGGTTTCATTAGGCTTGTCAGCAATATCCGTGACATTGAGTCATCTATTGGCGATGGAGTAAAAAGGGTTTATGATAGTGAACTTCCGGTAAGAGCTAAATTAAGAAGAGTTTTGTAG
- a CDS encoding SDR family oxidoreductase, whose translation MSAYKIFSLESKVAIVTGASGLLGRNYSKVLSDAGAKVVLLDLNKDDCQDIAFELPNESLAIECDITSKSNLIAAKDEIINRFGKIDILVNNAAINDMVENPINALEDSKFENYPLELFRKVMDVNVTGTFLCCQIFGSIMAKNGSGSIINIASTYGITAPNQNLYIDSEGRQKFYKSCAYPSSKGAVIMLTKFLASYWGTSGIRVNCLSPGGVENNQSEDFIKKYSSMTPAGRMSKPDDYSGALIYLASDSSKYVNGHNLVADGGWTTW comes from the coding sequence ATGTCAGCATACAAAATTTTCTCACTCGAAAGTAAGGTTGCTATTGTAACCGGTGCCAGCGGTTTATTGGGAAGAAATTATTCAAAAGTATTATCTGATGCTGGAGCCAAAGTTGTCCTTTTGGATTTAAACAAAGATGACTGTCAGGATATTGCATTTGAACTGCCAAATGAATCTCTTGCGATTGAATGTGATATTACATCCAAAAGCAACTTGATTGCAGCAAAGGATGAAATTATAAACAGGTTCGGAAAAATTGACATTCTTGTCAATAATGCAGCAATCAACGATATGGTTGAAAATCCAATCAACGCACTCGAAGATTCAAAATTCGAGAATTATCCGCTTGAATTGTTCCGCAAAGTTATGGATGTAAATGTAACGGGAACATTCCTTTGTTGTCAGATTTTTGGAAGCATTATGGCAAAAAACGGCAGTGGTTCAATTATAAATATTGCTTCTACTTATGGCATCACAGCACCGAATCAAAATTTGTATATTGATTCCGAAGGCAGGCAAAAATTTTACAAATCATGTGCTTATCCAAGCTCCAAAGGAGCTGTAATAATGCTGACTAAATTCCTTGCTTCTTATTGGGGAACCAGTGGTATTAGAGTTAATTGTTTATCTCCGGGCGGTGTTGAAAATAATCAATCTGAAGACTTTATTAAAAAATATTCTTCGATGACTCCTGCCGGGAGAATGTCAAAACCTGATGATTATTCCGGGGCTTTGATTTATCTTGCATCAGATTCATCTAAATATGTAAACGGACACAATCTTGTCGCTGATGGCGGCTGGACAACTTGGTAA
- a CDS encoding aminotransferase class III-fold pyridoxal phosphate-dependent enzyme, whose amino-acid sequence MTNTIKFNDNYPDISESLRLFGKSQELIPSQTQTLAKGTSQYVKGIAPIFAKSAIGSKIIDVDGNEYLDFTMAVGPLSLGYSYPAVDEAIKKQLESGITFSLPHYLEIEAAELISEVIPNAEKVRFSKSGADVTSAAIRAARAYTGKSTVLCCGYHGWHDWYIAVTDKNIGIPEVTKELTYTFNYNDIESLLAAIDSDTAAVILEPVTFDEPQNEFLHKLREICTEKGIVLIFDEMWTGFRMALGGAQEYFGINADLAVFSKAVANGMPVSIISGKSEIMNLFENDVFFYTTFGGEALSLAAVIATINEIKDKNVISYLNEKGQLLKDGYNEIAKKLSMDYTFAKGYNFRSMMVFNHPDHNGLLLKSILQQELIKCGILWGGFHNMSFSHSQIDIDYTLQAYKHCLGLLKEAVDSGNPESYLKGEMLKPVFRKVGNFNTKPRNF is encoded by the coding sequence ATGACAAATACAATTAAATTTAATGATAATTATCCTGATATTTCGGAATCTTTAAGATTATTCGGGAAATCACAGGAACTTATTCCTTCACAAACTCAGACTCTTGCGAAGGGAACCTCTCAATATGTAAAAGGGATTGCTCCAATATTTGCAAAATCAGCAATTGGTTCGAAAATTATTGATGTTGATGGCAATGAGTATCTCGATTTTACAATGGCTGTAGGTCCCCTCTCGCTCGGATATTCATATCCTGCTGTAGATGAAGCAATCAAAAAGCAACTCGAATCGGGTATTACTTTTTCTCTCCCTCATTATCTTGAGATAGAAGCTGCTGAACTTATTAGCGAAGTAATACCTAATGCAGAAAAAGTCAGGTTCAGCAAATCGGGTGCTGATGTTACAAGTGCGGCAATCAGAGCTGCGAGAGCATACACCGGAAAAAGCACTGTTCTTTGTTGTGGATATCACGGCTGGCATGATTGGTATATAGCTGTAACCGACAAAAATATTGGCATTCCTGAAGTTACCAAAGAGTTGACTTATACTTTCAATTACAACGATATTGAATCACTTCTCGCTGCAATTGATTCGGACACTGCTGCTGTAATTCTCGAACCGGTCACTTTCGATGAGCCACAAAATGAATTCTTGCACAAACTAAGGGAAATCTGTACTGAAAAAGGAATCGTACTGATTTTTGATGAGATGTGGACAGGCTTCAGAATGGCGTTAGGCGGAGCTCAGGAATATTTCGGAATCAATGCAGATTTGGCAGTTTTCTCAAAAGCTGTTGCAAACGGAATGCCTGTTTCGATAATTTCCGGCAAATCTGAAATTATGAATTTATTTGAAAATGATGTATTTTTTTATACAACTTTTGGTGGCGAAGCGCTTTCATTAGCTGCAGTTATTGCCACAATAAATGAAATCAAAGATAAAAATGTAATTTCATATTTGAATGAAAAGGGGCAGTTGCTAAAAGACGGTTATAATGAAATTGCTAAAAAACTTTCGATGGATTATACTTTCGCAAAAGGATACAATTTTCGTAGTATGATGGTATTCAATCATCCTGACCATAATGGATTGCTCCTCAAATCTATACTTCAGCAAGAGTTGATAAAATGCGGAATACTTTGGGGAGGATTTCATAATATGAGTTTCAGTCATTCTCAGATAGATATTGATTATACTTTACAAGCCTATAAACACTGTCTTGGTTTATTAAAAGAAGCTGTTGACAGCGGAAATCCCGAGTCGTATTTGAAGGGTGAAATGCTCAAACCTGTGTTTAGAAAAGTTGGAAATTTTAACACTAAGCCAAGGAATTTCTAG
- a CDS encoding 1-deoxy-D-xylulose-5-phosphate synthase, which produces MQFDIIKKTEFDKVLNSNLSQKQKSELFAAMCRYNCFVSVKKAGSGHLGSSFSAMDIVVYLYLNELNILELGTESPDRDIYFSSKGHDVPGLYAVFYALGFIDEKQLMSLRRIDGPDGHPDLKTKGIESNTGSLGMGISKGKGFAWAKKYSGSEGRVFVLTGDGEFQEGQIYESMQSTSHQKITNITVIVDRNKFQTDRLVDSINNIEDLSAKGLAFGWNVQRINGNNFDEIQNAIRSSKLITDKPKLIIADTVKGAGISFLESGNKDEHGELLYKWHSGAPDDEHFETGVNELKSRINKTSQSLGLGDIKFSFYEEFNKQSPLSYREYITDAFGDELCNLADERSDLVVMDADLSADCKLRKFEFKYPERFIENGIAEQDMVSMAGGLARCGLIPVVSSFASFLTSRANEQIYNNACEHTKIIYATHFAGMIPAGPGKSHQSVRDISLLGAIPNMTVIQPCNSLEMRLAVRYAVNDATENVALRMVIGPSPRKIELPENYSFKFGEGTVLTSGNDALVFAYGPVILHEILSAQEILSQNGFSLKVVNMPWLNKIESNWLIEVCSGINDIFVLEDHSNFGGLGDRILYELVRNGIKFDRFEKIGLDDYPACGVPHEVLKYHRLDSHSLCERITSKTIDKTESNHIYSVEAPQ; this is translated from the coding sequence ATGCAATTTGATATAATTAAAAAAACAGAATTTGATAAAGTATTAAATTCCAATCTTTCCCAAAAACAAAAGTCGGAACTATTTGCGGCAATGTGTCGCTACAACTGCTTTGTATCTGTAAAAAAAGCAGGTTCGGGTCATCTTGGTTCAAGTTTCAGTGCTATGGATATTGTAGTATATTTATACCTGAACGAGCTAAATATTTTAGAACTCGGCACGGAATCACCTGATAGAGATATTTACTTCTCATCAAAAGGTCACGATGTACCGGGACTTTATGCTGTTTTTTATGCACTTGGATTTATTGATGAAAAACAACTTATGAGTCTTCGAAGAATTGACGGACCGGACGGACATCCTGATTTAAAAACAAAAGGTATCGAATCTAATACAGGCTCTCTTGGAATGGGAATTTCCAAAGGCAAAGGTTTTGCCTGGGCAAAAAAATATTCCGGTTCAGAAGGCAGAGTATTTGTGCTCACAGGGGATGGCGAATTTCAGGAAGGACAGATTTACGAATCTATGCAATCAACTTCACATCAAAAAATCACAAATATCACAGTAATTGTTGATAGAAATAAGTTTCAAACTGACAGACTTGTTGACTCGATTAATAATATTGAGGATTTATCAGCAAAAGGACTTGCATTTGGGTGGAATGTTCAGAGAATCAATGGAAATAATTTTGATGAAATTCAGAATGCTATACGGTCAAGTAAATTGATAACTGATAAACCTAAGCTAATAATAGCTGATACTGTAAAAGGTGCAGGCATATCATTCCTTGAATCGGGAAACAAAGATGAGCATGGAGAATTGCTCTACAAATGGCATTCGGGAGCTCCTGACGACGAGCATTTTGAAACGGGTGTTAATGAGCTGAAAAGCCGAATTAATAAAACTTCTCAAAGCCTTGGATTAGGTGATATAAAATTTTCCTTCTATGAGGAATTTAACAAGCAATCTCCCCTATCTTACAGAGAATATATAACAGATGCTTTCGGAGATGAATTATGCAATCTTGCCGATGAAAGGTCAGACTTAGTTGTAATGGATGCTGATCTATCGGCTGATTGTAAATTGAGAAAATTTGAATTTAAATATCCTGAAAGATTTATTGAAAATGGTATTGCTGAGCAGGATATGGTTTCTATGGCAGGTGGTTTGGCTCGCTGTGGTCTGATACCTGTTGTCAGTTCTTTTGCATCATTTTTGACATCAAGAGCAAACGAGCAAATTTACAACAATGCCTGCGAGCATACAAAAATAATTTATGCCACACACTTTGCAGGGATGATACCTGCCGGACCCGGCAAATCGCACCAAAGTGTAAGAGATATCAGCCTTCTTGGTGCAATTCCGAATATGACTGTTATACAGCCCTGCAACTCGCTAGAAATGAGATTGGCAGTAAGGTATGCTGTCAACGACGCAACTGAAAATGTCGCTTTGAGAATGGTGATAGGTCCATCTCCACGTAAAATTGAACTTCCTGAAAACTACTCTTTTAAATTCGGCGAAGGAACAGTTTTGACAAGTGGAAATGATGCATTAGTATTTGCTTATGGTCCTGTGATCCTTCATGAAATTCTTAGTGCTCAGGAAATATTATCACAAAATGGTTTTTCTTTAAAAGTTGTGAATATGCCATGGCTTAACAAAATTGAAAGCAATTGGCTTATTGAAGTATGCTCAGGTATTAATGATATTTTTGTTCTCGAAGACCATTCTAACTTTGGTGGTTTAGGCGATAGAATCCTTTACGAATTAGTAAGAAATGGAATCAAATTCGATAGATTTGAAAAAATAGGACTTGATGATTACCCTGCTTGTGGTGTTCCACATGAAGTATTAAAATATCACAGACTTGATTCACACTCACTATGCGAAAGAATTACATCAAAAACTATTGATAAAACAGAAAGCAATCATATTTACAGTGTTGAAGCGCCCCAATAA
- a CDS encoding glycosyltransferase family protein, with the protein MIILAVMQARCGSTRFPLKVLKEISNRTLLEIEARRILKSKYLTDFVIATTTNPNDDLIENLSAELSLKCFRGDENDLLDRHYQVAKLMHADAVIKIPSDCPLIDPEIIDKVVGFYMNNHPNYDYVSNLHPPTHPDGNDVEIMSFQALERMWIEAKSPHQREHTTPYILENSNIFRIANIEWENGLDYSKEIRLTVDYPEDFDFIKAIYEELSIQNEYFNLNDILELLNRKPELKEFNKIHNGKFWYNSIYSQTK; encoded by the coding sequence ATGATAATTCTTGCAGTTATGCAGGCGCGTTGTGGGTCAACAAGATTTCCTTTAAAAGTTTTAAAGGAGATTTCAAATAGAACTCTGCTTGAAATTGAAGCACGCAGAATTTTAAAATCTAAATACTTAACTGATTTTGTTATAGCGACTACTACAAATCCTAACGATGACCTAATCGAAAATTTGTCTGCTGAATTATCACTGAAATGTTTTCGAGGTGATGAAAATGACCTTCTTGACAGACACTACCAAGTAGCTAAGTTGATGCATGCTGATGCCGTGATTAAAATTCCATCAGACTGTCCACTTATTGACCCTGAGATAATAGATAAGGTTGTTGGCTTTTATATGAATAATCATCCAAATTATGATTATGTCAGCAATCTTCATCCCCCGACTCATCCCGATGGAAATGATGTTGAAATTATGTCATTTCAGGCACTTGAAAGAATGTGGATAGAAGCAAAATCTCCTCACCAGAGAGAACATACAACACCTTATATATTGGAAAATTCGAATATTTTCAGGATTGCCAATATTGAATGGGAGAACGGTCTTGATTATTCTAAAGAAATAAGGTTGACAGTTGATTATCCGGAGGATTTTGATTTTATAAAAGCAATTTATGAGGAATTGTCAATTCAAAATGAATATTTTAATCTAAATGATATTCTCGAATTACTCAACCGCAAACCAGAACTAAAGGAATTTAACAAAATTCATAATGGAAAATTTTGGTACAATTCAATATATTCACAAACAAAATAA
- a CDS encoding DUF2141 domain-containing protein produces MRIEYIFALLLLFFSPLIGDDNESPKKNKSSNLNIVVSGIKSDSGFVRVHLYNSERKDFFPKKTLQCYKRQVIEIKDGICRLSFNDLPYDTYCFSVHHDENANEKMDTNILGLPTEGWGISNNVKLFMRLPNFDECSFILDNNDITINVEMRY; encoded by the coding sequence ATGAGAATTGAATATATTTTTGCTTTGCTTTTACTTTTTTTTTCACCATTGATTGGAGATGACAATGAATCTCCAAAAAAGAATAAATCAAGTAATCTGAATATTGTTGTTAGTGGCATAAAAAGTGACTCAGGCTTCGTGAGAGTACATTTATATAATAGTGAAAGAAAAGATTTTTTTCCTAAGAAAACATTACAGTGCTACAAAAGGCAAGTCATAGAAATTAAGGATGGTATTTGCCGGCTGTCATTTAATGATTTACCTTATGATACATATTGCTTTTCGGTGCATCATGATGAGAATGCAAATGAAAAGATGGACACAAATATCCTTGGACTTCCTACTGAGGGTTGGGGAATTTCAAATAATGTAAAACTATTTATGCGACTTCCAAATTTTGATGAGTGCAGTTTTATTCTTGACAATAATGACATTACAATTAATGTCGAAATGAGATATTAA
- a CDS encoding metallophosphoesterase family protein, protein MKKETIFQKLNTLYESCPQISITDEDKYVIFSDVHLGNGGYQDDFKQNSELFKQILTRHYLPRNYKLILNGDIEELYKFKMSQITHAWGDVFNIFNEFRSKDRLIKIFGNHDFALHRHFFDEHSLNLFEGVRLEYNGNTIFVYHGHQTTNFFEDYFRLSSMFGRYILNPIGYKNMTLPIDDESKLTTEKIAYNFSAEKKVISIIGHTHRPLFESHSKIDSLKMKIELLLTELHANKNGNRDNLVKTIKAHKTELDKLYDEKRKSNQRNSIYNNKLMVPCLFNSGSVIGKRGATGIEINKGKISLVYWFDERRSRRYLDYDGVVSKRMGTTSFHKAILKRDSLENIFLRIKLLA, encoded by the coding sequence ATGAAGAAAGAGACTATATTTCAAAAATTAAACACGCTTTATGAAAGCTGTCCACAAATTTCTATTACAGATGAAGATAAATATGTAATATTCAGCGATGTCCATCTCGGAAACGGTGGGTATCAGGATGATTTCAAGCAAAACTCAGAATTATTTAAGCAAATATTAACCCGTCATTATTTGCCAAGAAATTACAAACTAATACTTAACGGCGATATTGAAGAGCTTTATAAATTCAAAATGTCGCAAATAACTCATGCATGGGGTGATGTTTTTAATATTTTCAACGAATTCAGGTCAAAAGACAGATTAATAAAGATATTTGGTAATCATGACTTTGCTTTACACAGGCACTTTTTTGATGAGCATAGTTTAAACCTTTTTGAAGGAGTAAGACTTGAGTATAATGGCAATACAATTTTTGTATATCACGGCCACCAGACTACAAATTTCTTCGAGGATTATTTCAGGCTTTCAAGTATGTTTGGCAGATATATTTTAAATCCTATTGGTTACAAAAATATGACTTTACCAATTGATGATGAATCAAAATTGACTACTGAAAAGATTGCTTATAATTTCTCAGCAGAAAAAAAAGTTATATCAATAATTGGTCACACTCACAGACCACTTTTTGAATCTCATTCAAAAATTGATTCTCTGAAAATGAAAATCGAGCTTCTTTTGACAGAACTCCATGCAAACAAGAATGGAAACAGAGATAATTTGGTAAAAACGATAAAAGCCCATAAAACCGAGCTTGATAAGCTGTATGATGAAAAACGCAAATCAAATCAGCGTAATAGCATATATAACAATAAACTTATGGTGCCATGCTTATTTAATTCTGGAAGCGTAATCGGAAAGCGTGGAGCTACAGGTATTGAAATCAATAAAGGCAAAATTTCTCTTGTTTACTGGTTTGACGAAAGAAGAAGCCGAAGATACTTGGATTATGACGGAGTTGTAAGCAAGCGTATGGGTACAACCTCGTTCCATAAAGCAATATTGAAAAGAGATAGTTTGGAAAATATTTTTTTAAGAATTAAACTTCTGGCTTAA
- a CDS encoding Omp28 family outer membrane lipoprotein: MNKINFIFAFFIAFAIIGCDIVEPPYRKGGDITPVDTTKKKVLLEDFTGFRCGNCPEATHVAEMIANQYPGRVIVIALHAGPLAVPTPIRRYDFRTQETNELATFYGLIATPYGLVNRRQYVGQNLLAPTAWGGYVQEQLNVDADLKMYLETDFNESTREISLQVQLEYLRQGNVNHNLAVYILEDSVVQYQQDDRQPAIHISDYVHNHVMRGSFTGTWGLPVSDVAVSAGSKLTVPFKYTISSERDWRPSKLSLVAFVHDNTTKEVIQVEQIKLFKE; this comes from the coding sequence ATGAATAAGATAAATTTTATATTTGCATTTTTTATCGCTTTTGCGATCATCGGATGTGATATTGTCGAGCCACCATATAGAAAAGGGGGCGACATCACTCCTGTTGACACAACAAAGAAGAAAGTATTGCTGGAAGATTTTACTGGTTTTCGCTGTGGAAATTGTCCAGAGGCAACTCATGTTGCTGAGATGATAGCTAATCAATATCCCGGAAGAGTTATAGTGATTGCTTTACATGCAGGTCCGCTTGCTGTACCAACTCCAATCAGACGCTATGATTTTCGCACTCAGGAGACAAATGAACTGGCTACTTTTTATGGTTTGATAGCCACACCTTATGGGTTAGTTAATCGCAGACAGTATGTTGGTCAGAATTTACTGGCACCAACGGCTTGGGGCGGATATGTTCAGGAACAGTTAAATGTTGACGCTGATTTAAAAATGTATTTAGAAACTGATTTTAATGAGAGTACACGTGAGATTTCACTTCAGGTTCAGCTTGAATATTTAAGGCAGGGCAATGTCAATCATAATCTTGCTGTTTACATACTTGAAGATAGTGTAGTTCAATATCAGCAGGATGACCGCCAACCTGCGATTCATATATCGGATTATGTACATAATCACGTAATGAGGGGTTCATTTACCGGAACTTGGGGACTTCCTGTTTCGGATGTTGCTGTATCGGCAGGCTCCAAACTTACAGTTCCCTTTAAATACACCATATCATCTGAAAGGGACTGGCGACCTTCAAAACTTAGTCTTGTGGCTTTTGTACATGACAATACTACTAAAGAAGTTATCCAGGTAGAGCAAATTAAGCTTTTTAAAGAATAA
- a CDS encoding glycerophosphodiester phosphodiesterase yields the protein MLSLYEYEQTKSLMVAAHRGSSGTITENTLAAFNDAAESGVSIVELDIQFTEDNIPVVYHDFCPPGFDKRISEIKYDEIKNLKIGKSSASNYDSVHIPLLEDVVKLLKGRCYLMIEIKVNTGNKFNQNVEKLINMILNNNYQMNTIFGSFSHDALKKIKLINSSIYTAAIKIPGDNRLPSQIQNDTGCEAFICSVNELSDEMDDDVTRYNIFTGVYTVNDEATLNKVLKHNIRAIATNYPDIILKLLDKK from the coding sequence ATGCTATCTTTATACGAATACGAACAGACTAAATCGCTGATGGTAGCAGCTCACAGAGGGTCTTCCGGAACAATTACGGAAAATACCCTCGCCGCTTTCAATGATGCCGCAGAATCAGGTGTTAGTATTGTTGAACTAGATATTCAGTTTACTGAAGATAATATTCCTGTGGTTTACCATGATTTTTGTCCACCTGGTTTTGATAAAAGGATCTCGGAAATTAAATATGATGAAATTAAAAATCTTAAAATTGGTAAATCCTCAGCCAGTAATTATGATTCGGTGCATATCCCACTTCTGGAGGATGTGGTTAAATTATTGAAAGGACGATGCTACCTGATGATTGAAATAAAGGTCAATACAGGTAATAAGTTCAATCAAAATGTTGAAAAACTAATAAATATGATTCTCAATAATAATTATCAGATGAATACTATTTTTGGCTCTTTCAGTCATGATGCTTTAAAAAAAATCAAATTAATTAACAGCTCAATTTATACAGCTGCAATTAAGATTCCCGGAGATAACAGATTGCCATCTCAAATACAAAATGATACAGGTTGTGAGGCATTTATTTGCTCAGTTAACGAACTTTCAGATGAGATGGACGATGATGTTACACGGTATAATATTTTTACAGGCGTATATACTGTAAATGATGAAGCAACTCTAAACAAGGTCTTAAAACATAATATCCGGGCAATTGCAACCAACTACCCGGATATAATATTAAAACTATTGGATAAGAAGTAA
- a CDS encoding CBS domain-containing protein: protein MPNKAKVSEIMTTNVFTVSIDDTVRDAELIMKNEKVRHIPVLEGTKIVGMICDDRIREYSLRKIYDSDQNFGEEAFNKITDFEKIMNEVTHVIYPEDSVAKAVKIFAKHKVNCLPVVDWEMNLVGLITNTDLLLYFHQFLEELESVP, encoded by the coding sequence ATGCCTAATAAAGCGAAAGTTTCTGAAATAATGACCACAAATGTGTTCACTGTAAGTATTGATGACACAGTCCGGGATGCCGAACTCATAATGAAAAATGAGAAAGTCAGACATATACCTGTTCTTGAGGGAACAAAAATTGTTGGTATGATATGTGATGATAGAATCAGGGAGTACTCTTTAAGAAAAATTTATGACAGCGATCAGAATTTTGGAGAGGAAGCATTCAATAAAATTACCGACTTCGAGAAAATCATGAATGAAGTAACTCATGTAATTTATCCTGAAGACAGTGTTGCTAAAGCTGTAAAAATATTTGCTAAGCATAAAGTTAACTGCCTGCCGGTTGTGGACTGGGAGATGAATCTGGTAGGATTGATTACCAATACTGATTTGCTTCTATATTTCCACCAATTTCTTGAAGAATTAGAAAGCGTTCCTTAG